The Peptococcus niger genomic sequence ATCAACGGCCTGGCCTACTGGCAGAACATCGATAAAATTGACGGCCTTATCGATTTAATCGCCACCCATGAAGGCCGCTTGCCGCAAAATATTCATGCCGCTGACGGCAAGCTGCGGAAAGAGTTGAAACTGAGCGCCGAAACCCCTTATGAAACCCGCTACTTTACCGTCCGCTTAAATGGTGAAGACCGCCCTTACGCGGTCAACTTGAGCAATATTGCCGGCACCGGCAGTGACCGGGCAAAAATATTGGCCCGCATGGCCCTCAACAGCGATAAGCCGCGCGGGTCTTTAGATCATTTCCGTTACCGGGTCATCCAGGAGGGCAAGGGCAAGCTCTTGATTTTTTTGGACACCCAGAATGAGGCCAACTTGCGCCGGGAATTTATCCGCAACAGCCTGTCCGTCTCCATTGTCGCCTTTTTTGCCACCTTTATCTTGGTGGTCCTTTTTTCCAAACGCGCCGTTCAGCCGATCATTGATAATCATAATTTACAGCGCCGCTTTATCAGTGATGCCGGCCATGAACTGAAAACGCCCTTGTCGATTATTTCTGCTAATGTGGACATCCTGGAACTGACCGGTGGCCAAAGCGAATGGACGGAAAGCATCCATCGCCAGGTGGACCGGATGAACAGCCTGATTGGTGAATTGTTAAAGCTCTCCACCATGGAGGACCGGGCCATGAGGCCACGAGACTATGAACTCCAAGATCTTTCTCAAATCACAGAGGAAATCGCCGAATCCTTTCAGCCGGTGGCCCAGCACGATAAAAAAGCGCTGGCCATCGCCATTGAGCCAAATGTTCGTATCTTAGCCGACGGCCAGAGCCTGGCCAACCTCGTTTCCGTCCTGGTGGACAACGCCTTAAAATATTCTCCTCAAGACAGCACGGTGGAGATTGCCCTCCACAGCCACAACCGCCAGGGGGCCCGCCTGTCTGTGAGCAATACCTGCCTGAACCCGCCCAATGTGGCCGAATTAAACCGCCTCTTTGAGCGTTTTTACCGCGCCGACCCTTCCCGCGCCAGACAAAGCGGCGGCTTTGGCATTGGCCTGTCCATGGCAAAGGCCATTGTCCAAGCCCATAAAGGCCAGGTGACCGCCGACTTGCAAGATGACCGGATCACCTTTACCGTCCTCTTGCCTTAACCGGCAAGTAACCCCCATCACTGCAAAGAACCTCCGCAAGCGACAAGGGGACGCCTGCGGAGGTTCTTCTTATGCGATTCTTAGCGAGACGAGGACGGGCGATCGGTCCGGCTGTGAGGGTCATCGTTTTTCCGCTGCTTGTTCAAGCTGCGGAAGCTGTCTGCGCGGGGTAGGGTATCGACAAAAGACTGCGGTCGGTCTATGCCGGCATAGCGGTCGCGGCCGGCTGACGAGGACATCCTCGCCCCATCAGACGAAGACGACCGCCGGTCTGTCGGGGGAATCTTCCGGCCGGAAGGCCCCATGCCCGGTTGCCGAGAAGCAGCCGCATGGCTGACCGGACGCCGCGCCGCTTGTTCCTGCCGCTGGCGGTCTGTCGCCGGTCGCTGGGTCCCTGTGGACGGCCGGTCTGCCGGAGGCCGCCGGTTTGCCCGCTGCCCCCCTGTCCCGGCGGCGCCTGAAGCGGCCGCTTCAGGGCGATGGGGTTCAAAGCGTTCCCGGGTCACATCGCGCCGCACCTGACGGCGGCTGTCTGTCCGGGACCGGTTCTTGCGGGTCCGCTCGCTGCGGATGTCCACCAATAAAAGCCAGGTGATCAATGCCGGCAAGGCATAAAGGACAAAGAGCGCCACCGAGGCTGCGAAGGACACCACGCTGAAACTCACCGTAGCGGTGGTTTTAAAGTTGGGCACAGAGGCCGCCACCGCCAGCACCGAATATACAAGAGGAATAATGAGTCCGAGGAAAAGCCGACGCTGACGGGCCAGGATATTTTGACCAGAGACCCCAACCACAACCAAGACCACAATAATGGCAAACGTTACGAGCGATTTCAACCAAAACACATAAAAGCCCCCTTTCTGAATAGCTTTTTTTGTAGTATATCATACTTTATGGGCGCATTAAAGTTTTGTAAAAGGGCCTGAGCCTATTGCGCCAAATGGCCGTTGACGGTAAACTAAGGGTACGATAACAAGATGATTTGACCTGCAAAGGAGTTGACTTATGAAACACAAGAGCTTATACCTACCGTTTAAATGTTTGCTCAGTTTGATGGTTTGTTTGGCGTTGGTCCTTTTGCCGGTGGCCGCTTTGGCGACAGACCTGCCGACCAGCGCTGCGGTCCCGGAAGGGTCCTCTTCCGCCGCGGGCAGTGTCCCAACCACCACCACAGAAACTGAAGGGGGCACCGTTTTTCGCAGCGGTTCTACGGTAACCATCTCTGAAGACATCAACGGCAACGCTTTTGCCACCGGCGAGACCGTCACCGTATCCGGCACGGTCAAGGGGGATGTCTTTGCCGCCGGGAACCGGGTCATTATTGACGGGGTCGTCACCGGCAATGTTTTTGCCGCCGGCCGCAGCGTTCACCTGGGCCCGCAGGCGGATATTCGCGGCGATGTTTACCTGACCGGCCAATCCCTCTCTGCCTCTTCTACGGCAAAAATTGCCCAGGAAGCCTATCTGGCCGGGCAAGATTTAACCCTGGCCGGGACGATTGGTCGCCAGCTCTGGGCCTCCGGCGAAAAAATAAGGATTGACGCCCTGATTAAAGGTGATGCCAAAGCTGAAGGCGATAAGGTCAGCTTACACAAGGGCAGCGTCATCGGGGGGAATTTTACCTACAGCGGTAAATTGACCCAAGAGCCGGGCGCTAAAATCAAGGGTGACACCATCCAGTTGCGGACATCCACCGGTGATAAAAACACCCCTCTGGATATGTTCTTTGCCTTTTTGGAAACATTCCTGGCCGCCTTCGGCTTCTGGCTGATCATCCGCCTGGGTGCCCGCAGCGCCTGGCCAAAGATGACCCGTCCCTTCTTCCGACGCCCGGTGAAAAGCCTGGTCATTGGGCTCTTGCTCACCATCGGCGTCCCCCTCTTTGCCATCCTTTTCTTCTTTACGATTAAAGGCATTCCGCTGGCGCTCACTTTTATGGCGGTTTACATCAGCTCCGCCAGCTTGCCAGCCTTTGTCCTGGCCCTCTTCTTGGCCGCCCTTTTCAGTGCCAAAAAAGATTGCCGCGGCACCGCCAGTCCCCTTTTGATGATCCTTATGATTCTCATCCTGGCAGGGGTTCAGACGGGCGCAGGCTACCTATCCGGCGTCGGCCAGATGGTCAATATGGTCCTCGGCCTGCTTAGCCTCTGGCTCTTCTGGTCAATGGTTGCCGCTTGCTTTATTGCGGCAAACGATGCCGACGATCTGGCAGATGACTTGGCCGCGCTCCAGGCGGAAGAAGCCCAGCCGGCAGAAGAAACGGCCAGCCCGAAAGAAAACCCGGTCCCGGCGGCTGAGGTCACCCGCCGGGAAAAACCGCTTGCGCCGACGGTCGATGACCACGATAACGATGCCACCCGCATCAATATCCCGATCGACGAAAGGGCTCATGGCCGCCGGTCAGACAACCCCGTCGAACCGATGGACCCTAAAAATCCTTTAAGCGGCAGCCACGACGCCTAAGCCCATGCTTGGACCAAGCGGTCCTTACGCAACCACCCCAATAAAAAAACGATGCAGTCTTCAAGGCTTAGAGTGACCCCATAAAGTTGGACTTAATCGAGCAAGCATTTCGCTTGCTCGATTTTATTTTACATAACATTCCTTCTATGCAGATGTCATTCGTTCACGGTATTGCTTCGGACTCAGGCCTCCTAACTTTTCCTTGATTCGATCGTTGTTGTAGTAACGGATGAAGCCTTCGATAGGCCGGACAAGCTCTTCCCGGCTTCGGTAAACGTAGCCATCGTAGATTCCTCTTTTCAGTAGACTGAAAAATTCTCCATGGGTGCGTTGTCGTAGCAGTTGCCTTTTCTCGACATGCTCTGAAAGATGTGATGTTTTTCAGCCTGGCTTGATAGGCCGTTATTTGCTAGCCCCAGCCGCGATCGGAGTGGAAGGTGCGCCGGTAAGGGACAGAGGCGTTAAAGCGTCGATGGATGCGATATTTCTTGATTTTGCCAACGACGCCTTTGTAGGCGCTGTATTTCTTGTATTTCCTGCCATAGGAAGGGACTTGAAGGCCCATGACCTGGACCAGTCGTTGAACTTTCTTTTTGTTTGCCACCCAACCACGGTTCTTCAGTTCCAGGTGGATCCTTCGATAGCCATAGTCTTTGTGGTCCTGCCGAATGGCCAGGATGTCGTCTTTTAAAGCTTGGTCTTTATCTTCTCTGCTCCACTTTTTCTGCCAGTACATAAAGGTGGATTTTGGAAATTTTATGGCGGCAAGAATCTCTGTTAGTTGGATTTGTAATTGTTGACCCTGTTGCTACTTGTCAAGGACTTTTTAATCAAAATCATCTTTTTTTTCGTCCGATTTTCTCCGAAATTCCCTCAACATTATCCTTTTTAGTTTATCTTGCATAGTTTCACTGCTTTTATCATTAAAATGGACAATCACCTCCTAAGTGGTCTTTCCAATCTTCTTTATCGTCTTTGTTCCTGTAGTTTGTTCATTTCTTTTTTCTTGCATATTTTCTCCTTTCTTTGCAATAAAAAATGACGATTAGTGATTTTTTCCAATCGTCATTAGCTAATATCCATTCATTTCTTTTCTATTTTTAATTATCCGTATCTATTTCCTTAATCTTTTTCTCTATTTCTTCGATACTCGGCAAACTGCTCTTATATTCTGATTCAAGCAATTTAGTAATCTCATATTTGCTGATACCTATAGGTTGTGATATTTGTTCTAATGAATATTCACAAACAACATCGTTTTTATCTTTACAAATAAGAAGTCCAATCGTAGCATTATCTCTATCGGTTTTTAGCTCTCTATTCACTGCTGTTACATAGAAATTAAGCTGTCCTAAATGTTCCGGCTTAAACTTCTCCGCTTTCAATTCTATAACAATGTAAGAATGGAGTTTCAAATTGTAAAACAGCAAATCAATATAAAAATCATCGCCATTTATATTTAAGTGGTATTCTTTGCCGATATAAGCAAACCCCTCGCCAAGTTCAAGCAAAAAATCAGAAATCTTGTCAACCAGTTCTTTTTGAAGTTCTCTCTCATCGTATCCTTCACGAATGGTAAGAAAGTCAAAATGATATGGATCTTTTAATGTCTGTCTTGCAAGATCTGATTGCAAAGCGGGTAACCTTTTTTCAAAGTTTGTTATAGATTTTCCTTCTCTGCCATATAATCCGCTTTCTATTTGATGTTCAAGTACATTCCTGCTCCACCCGTTCTCAATGGTTTTATTAACATAATAGATGGCTTCATCAATGGTCTTGCACTTATTTATTATTCTTTGATTATGTCCCCATGGTATCTGTTTAATATGGTTAATCACTCTTTCATCAAATTGGGCTACAGCCTGCAGCCCTTTTGATTTGCTGTCGTTATTTTCTATTTCGGCTACACCTTGTAGCCCTTTCATATAAAATGAATACCATCTTCTGATATACTTAATATTTGTTTCAGAAAAACCTTTCATATCAGGAAATTCTTTTTGTAAATCTTTAGCTAACGATTTTATAAAGGCATCTCCCCATGAATGTTGTTCTTGATTTTTTACAATGTATTCTCCCAAAGTCCAATATAAATCTAGCAACTCATAATTTACCTTTATTGCAGCTTTAAGTTGGCTACTTCTTACTTTCTCTATGAGTATGCAAACTTTTGGTTTCCACTGTCTTTTTCTCCTTTATCTGTTTTTAGTTTTGGAATTTTACTATCCTAATGTTCAGGGGGTATCTTCGCTCCCTTTTTCAAAGGGCGCAAAGATACACCGACTATACTCGGTGCTTTGCGTTCCTGCGGAAAGCTATTCGCTCCGCTAAGGAAATAAAAACGCTAAAGCATTTTTATTTATTCAAAGGGGCTACTCCCCCTTAGACCCCTGTGAACTTTGCTTTTTGTAGATTTTTCAAATCCACAAAAAAGCAAAGTGTTAAAATGTTTCTCACTTTGCTCCATCTCAGTTTCTAATACATTTTTGTGTTTTCTTCTTCAAGATTTGGTTTTTCTTCTAATGAGATTTCTTTTTCTCTTAAATGAATTTCTGTAAGTTCTTTTAACTTTTCTCTATTTCGATTATCGGAAAGTACATAATCTAAAAAGGCATAGATTAAATCATTATCTGTATTTTCTTCTACTCCGGTTATCTGTTTTTCAAATTTCTCAAACACGCCACCTTTTTCTACTTTTCTTTTCGTATCGGCACTTCTTTTCAGTTTACTTTTTTTCTGTTTTAATAGCTTAATCTTGTTTTCCGCCTGTTCTTTTTTCTTGGTTTCTTTTTCTAACTGGCTCATTACATTTTCTAACTCTTTCATTTTTCATTCCTCCGTTTCAATATTGTTACGTTCCAAATAAAGAAAGGCTAAGTACCTTTCTTTGATACTTAACCTTTCCCATCTCTTTAGAATTTATCTTCTAAAAGTTTTCTTAGTTTTTCTAAAATCTTATCCCTCCTTTTCCCAATTGCTTGATAGCTTACTTTTTTCTTTTTTGCCAATCGACCTTAGACTTTCTTCTTTGTAGAAAATGGCTTCTATCAACTCTCTTTCTTTTTTTGTGAGTGTAGCTAATGCCTTGTTTAATTCTTCAATTTGCATTTTGACTTCTACAATTTTTTCTAAGTCTATTCTTTCATCTATGATGTTGTCTACAAAGTGTCCGTCATAATCCAGTGCTGAAAACGGTATTACATTGTTTTTCCAATCTTTCTTGATAAGGTATTTTTCATGCTCGGTTATCTTCCAATAGGCTTTATATACTTCTTCACTGACCTTAATCGCTTTTCCTTTGACATAAAGGTAGTAATCCTTTTTATCCATTGTGTATTCCTCCTTTTCTGTTCTCTGATTTTGCTTTTTGAGAATAAAAAAAGAGGACTTCTACACTTTGGCGTAAAATGTCCTCCGAATTGAAAAGAGTTTACCTTTTCTTTAGATGTATTTAATTGTTTGAGAGAATAGACAACTATAAGGCAAATAGAAATTTTTGTTATCTATTTCTTTTGTATATAAAGATTTTTCCATTTTAATCACCCATCCCTTATAGTTAAACAATATTCATACATCAAACCTTTCTAATTTTTTATTTTGTCTTTTAAGCTACCTAAAACTGTTTGTAATTTGTTGTTTTCCCATCTTCTTAAGTCCATTAAGCATTAAAAACAGTCCTAACATAATCATACTAAAGTCTACGATAGGTTCTGTCCACCAAACTGCTGACGCTCCAAACACCTTTGGAAATAGTAATATTGCAGGAATAAATAAAACTAACTGTCTAAGCATTACAATCATGCCTGCTTTTTTTCCATCTCCTATGGATTGGAAAAATGTAAGTGTCATAATCATAATTCCATATAAGATGAATGTAGAATAAAACATCTTAAAATTTACAACACCAACTTCAATAATCTCCCTTCTCACACTGAATAATGATAGTAATTTTTCTGAACAAAACATTGATGGTATCCATGAAGCTGCTGCAAGAATTGTTGCACCATACATAAAAATCTTCATCGTATCTTTTACTCTTCCGTATTGTTTTGCTCCGAAATTAGCTCCAATAACAGGTTGTAAGCCTTGACTCATACCCCACAGTGGAATAAAGGAAAACATATATAATCGCATTGTAGCAGACATCAAAATTCCCCAATCATCTCCTCCATACGCAAAGGCTTGCTTAAACAAAAATGTTTGCTGTACTGCAAATAAAATTTGCATCATCATTGCTGAACTTCCTATACTGAACATTTCGCTATAAATTGCCTTGTATTTTTGAATTTTATGGATACCCACAAAAGCACTTTTCTTTGAAAAATAGTGGAATGTCAATATTGCTTGTACAATTTGAGATATTACAGTTGCAATAGCTGCACCTTCAATCGCATATTCACCCATCAACTTCATAAAAATAGGATCTAAAATAATGTTTAATATAGCTCCCGCTCCCATAATCATCATTGATTGCTTTAATGCACCTTCGCCACGCATTGTCATATTTCCCGCTTGAGCAAAATTCACAAATATAGAGCCAAAGAAAACTATTCTTAAATATCTCACACCAAGTTCTTTAATATTTCCTTTAGCTCCTACCAAATCTAAAAAATGAGGTGCAAAAACCAAACCCAATATCGTGATAATTACAGAAAAAAATATTACCCAGTAACAAAAATTCCCGAATATTTTATCTGTCGTTTCTTTATCGCCCTTTCCGATTGCTCTTGATAGTATTGAGGCACTTCCAACGCCAATCAATGCCGATATTCCTCCATTTATAATCGTTAAGGACATAGATACACTAATGGCTGACATAGCATAATCACCAATGAGCCATCCTGCAAACACACCATCCATAAATGGATACAATCCTATGACAATCATCCCGATTATTCCGGGAATTGCCAACTTAAATAACAGTTCTTTAGGACTTTTGGTTAAAAGTTGTGTTTTCATATCTTCTTTCATCGTATCATTCTCCTTTACCTATATTTATTTCACAAACTCATATACTTTTCCGTTACATCTATCTATAAATTCATAATCGTGTGTGATTATGATAATTATCTTTCCTTGTTCGGTCATTTTATTAAGAAATCCAATCAAAATATCCATCTGCCTTTTACATAATCCGCTTGTCGGTTCATCGAAAATTATGATGGGCTTCCTGCTCAGCATTGACATAGCAAGTAATAATCGTTGCTTTTCACCTCCCGATAATGAGTTTGGGTGCATTTCTTTTTTATCAAATAAGTCTACCCTCCTCAAAATTTCATTTTTTAATTCATCCTCTTTAGTAATAGTTGAAATTTCTTGCCATACAGATTCTGTAAAAAGTTGATAATTAACATCTTGCATAATCGCAAAAATATTTTCACATCGTTTTTTTACTTTTACTCCGTTATAAAACACCTCTCCTGTTCCTCTTGTCAGCCCCATCAGCAAATTGATAAAAGTGCTTTTCCCAACACCATTTTGACCAATGATGAAATTGATACCGGATTCAAAGGCAATACTGAAGTCAAAGATTTCCTTTCTTTCATATTTTTTTTTGAAATTCAAACAAGACAATGCTTTACAATCAAGATCTGAAGAATTTTTCTTTAACACTTCTACTTGCTTATATTTCCTGCTTAAAAAATTGTTTTTAGAAATCGCATTAAAACTCCTTAGATTGTGTTTTTCAGAAACCTGTTCAAAGAAATCATCACAAAACTGCTCTTTTGTGTATTCTTTATAAGTTCCATTTTCTATCACACACAATTTATCAAGCATATCTTTCAGATAAAACAATCTATGCTCCACAATGATGATAATTTTCTTTCTTTTTTTCAGTTCCATAATGGCATTCTGTAAATGCTCTATTGCAACCTGATCTAAGGAAGATG encodes the following:
- a CDS encoding sensor histidine kinase is translated as MIRRLRWRFIFSAMSALLLVMMVLLGAINGLAYWQNIDKIDGLIDLIATHEGRLPQNIHAADGKLRKELKLSAETPYETRYFTVRLNGEDRPYAVNLSNIAGTGSDRAKILARMALNSDKPRGSLDHFRYRVIQEGKGKLLIFLDTQNEANLRREFIRNSLSVSIVAFFATFILVVLFSKRAVQPIIDNHNLQRRFISDAGHELKTPLSIISANVDILELTGGQSEWTESIHRQVDRMNSLIGELLKLSTMEDRAMRPRDYELQDLSQITEEIAESFQPVAQHDKKALAIAIEPNVRILADGQSLANLVSVLVDNALKYSPQDSTVEIALHSHNRQGARLSVSNTCLNPPNVAELNRLFERFYRADPSRARQSGGFGIGLSMAKAIVQAHKGQVTADLQDDRITFTVLLP
- a CDS encoding ATP-binding cassette domain-containing protein; its protein translation is MLELQNLTVGFDGESILKNINMIFKPGEVTVITGHSGTGKSSLLKVINGIIPEYNNAELEGDIVFNGKSLFGLTILERSKFISTVFQNPKTQFYCINSTDELAFQLENRNIDKDLILDKIQYYSAVLGTKELLDRNIFELSGGEKQLIAVTACGISENEIILLDEPSSSLDQVAIEHLQNAIMELKKRKKIIIIVEHRLFYLKDMLDKLCVIENGTYKEYTKEQFCDDFFEQVSEKHNLRSFNAISKNNFLSRKYKQVEVLKKNSSDLDCKALSCLNFKKKYERKEIFDFSIAFESGINFIIGQNGVGKSTFINLLMGLTRGTGEVFYNGVKVKKRCENIFAIMQDVNYQLFTESVWQEISTITKEDELKNEILRRVDLFDKKEMHPNSLSGGEKQRLLLAMSMLSRKPIIIFDEPTSGLCKRQMDILIGFLNKMTEQGKIIIIITHDYEFIDRCNGKVYEFVK
- a CDS encoding PDDEXK nuclease domain-containing protein; this encodes MLIEKVRSSQLKAAIKVNYELLDLYWTLGEYIVKNQEQHSWGDAFIKSLAKDLQKEFPDMKGFSETNIKYIRRWYSFYMKGLQGVAEIENNDSKSKGLQAVAQFDERVINHIKQIPWGHNQRIINKCKTIDEAIYYVNKTIENGWSRNVLEHQIESGLYGREGKSITNFEKRLPALQSDLARQTLKDPYHFDFLTIREGYDERELQKELVDKISDFLLELGEGFAYIGKEYHLNINGDDFYIDLLFYNLKLHSYIVIELKAEKFKPEHLGQLNFYVTAVNRELKTDRDNATIGLLICKDKNDVVCEYSLEQISQPIGISKYEITKLLESEYKSSLPSIEEIEKKIKEIDTDN
- a CDS encoding IS3 family transposase, yielding MYWQKKWSREDKDQALKDDILAIRQDHKDYGYRRIHLELKNRGWVANKKKVQRLVQVMGLQVPSYGRKYKKYSAYKGVVGKIKKYRIHRRFNASVPYRRTFHSDRGWG
- a CDS encoding IS3 family transposase; this encodes MLRQRTHGEFFSLLKRGIYDGYVYRSREELVRPIEGFIRYYNNDRIKEKLGGLSPKQYRERMTSA
- a CDS encoding bactofilin family protein, producing MKHKSLYLPFKCLLSLMVCLALVLLPVAALATDLPTSAAVPEGSSSAAGSVPTTTTETEGGTVFRSGSTVTISEDINGNAFATGETVTVSGTVKGDVFAAGNRVIIDGVVTGNVFAAGRSVHLGPQADIRGDVYLTGQSLSASSTAKIAQEAYLAGQDLTLAGTIGRQLWASGEKIRIDALIKGDAKAEGDKVSLHKGSVIGGNFTYSGKLTQEPGAKIKGDTIQLRTSTGDKNTPLDMFFAFLETFLAAFGFWLIIRLGARSAWPKMTRPFFRRPVKSLVIGLLLTIGVPLFAILFFFTIKGIPLALTFMAVYISSASLPAFVLALFLAALFSAKKDCRGTASPLLMILMILILAGVQTGAGYLSGVGQMVNMVLGLLSLWLFWSMVAACFIAANDADDLADDLAALQAEEAQPAEETASPKENPVPAAEVTRREKPLAPTVDDHDNDATRINIPIDERAHGRRSDNPVEPMDPKNPLSGSHDA
- a CDS encoding MATE family efflux transporter, with the protein product MKEDMKTQLLTKSPKELLFKLAIPGIIGMIVIGLYPFMDGVFAGWLIGDYAMSAISVSMSLTIINGGISALIGVGSASILSRAIGKGDKETTDKIFGNFCYWVIFFSVIITILGLVFAPHFLDLVGAKGNIKELGVRYLRIVFFGSIFVNFAQAGNMTMRGEGALKQSMMIMGAGAILNIILDPIFMKLMGEYAIEGAAIATVISQIVQAILTFHYFSKKSAFVGIHKIQKYKAIYSEMFSIGSSAMMMQILFAVQQTFLFKQAFAYGGDDWGILMSATMRLYMFSFIPLWGMSQGLQPVIGANFGAKQYGRVKDTMKIFMYGATILAAASWIPSMFCSEKLLSLFSVRREIIEVGVVNFKMFYSTFILYGIMIMTLTFFQSIGDGKKAGMIVMLRQLVLFIPAILLFPKVFGASAVWWTEPIVDFSMIMLGLFLMLNGLKKMGKQQITNSFR